The region TTAATGTTGGTCTTTTTCGGTTTTGATCTCATCAGTCTTCGGTTTGGTCGTTTTTAGGgaatttgtttcagttttatttgAACCAACCGAATAACTCACCCATATTTATATCTAGCCCTCCACTTCTAAAATTTTGTCCTAATAGTTCAATTTCAGCCACATCCCACCCTCCATCCGTGTCCCTTGTCCTGTAGTTCTTGACACAAAATTAGATTTTTTGCTTTTCCATAGCAGTATTGGATTGATGGCTCTGATCCCTCATCCCTCTCCCATTTACAAGGACCTCCTTTGCACTCTGCTACTTGCGCACAGTCATGATTTTGCCCTGCACTTAGGCTCTACGACCCACTTGCACATTTTATATTATGCTCTGTACTTTctgtctttattattattattattattattattattattattattattatcatcatcatcatcatcatcatcatcatcatcatcattattattattattattattattatgtttttaattcaACAATGTTTTTATGTTGACAACAGGAGATGGAGGTTAGCATCCCAGATCCAGCCAAGGTCTATTCAGGTTCTGGAATGGTCGAGTCAAAGTCTGTGGGGACCTTTTCGCCTCTGCAAAAGCAAGATAGTCACCGAGGGCTCTTTGTGGATAGGGGGGTTGGATCTCCTAGACTTGTGAAATCATCTAGTTCAAACACTTATTCATTTGATCTCAAACTTGACTCAGAAACCAAGGTTTGCAGCAATGAATATCCCACAACAGTCAAGACTGTACAAACTTTGGTTTACTTGTTCTGCTTTGTATGTATGTGTTCTTATGTTGCAATGTTTACTCTAAATTCTTTATACTTTCAGAATTCTATGCCAGCAGCTGCTGGAGCTGTTGCAGCAGCGGCTGTAGCTGATCAAATGCTGGGACCAAAGGAGGATAGGCATTTAGCAATAGTTCTGGTAAATGTCCTGTGAAAATACATAGCTGGATATTGATGATCGTATTCCTTTTCAGTTTGGCTTTATCCATGTTTAAAAAGTATGCTTGCAATTGCTTTTGCATTAGGTTGGTTTACCTGCTCGAGGTAAGACTTTCACTGCTGTTAAACTTACCAGATATCTTCGCTGGTTGGGTCATGATACCAAGCACTTCAATGTTGGAAAGGTCAGATGATTACTGACAACATCTTCTTTTTGTGTTAATCAGCTctcttaaaatagaaaaataagttaatatgtttctatattttattgcaGTATCGGCGCCTAAAGCATGGAGTTAATCAGGTACACTTAAGAATCCTACAAGGGACGTGTTTCATTGTCTTGCCTATAAGAGCGACTAGGTGTTTATCTTGTGATGGGTGAAAGATTGCTTCAACCAGTTTGTTTTCCATTAACCACGactcttgttttattttaaactatGCCTTGTGTTCAAAGAGTCCACCTTGGAGAATTAAGCAAATGTACAACCCATGCATGCTCTTGTTTTGCATTCTAGTCCTTAATTAATCAAATGTACTGATTTAAATACTATTTAGGAATGTCAAAATGGGTTGACGGATTTTGTTTGTGTTGTGTCGGCCCACTCTATTGACATGATTAGAGTCAACATGAACACAATCCTTTTAATTAATCGTGTTAAAATATTCAATCCTAATACGACATGAAATTAAACAGGTAACTCTGTATGACTAACACGATCCATTTAACATGTGAAGatatttaaaacatataaaatatgatattaGATCAATtcatactaaaattataaagtcgtaatataattaattctaggcttaatcaccaaaaaaaccccgaccttttaaccccttttcacttgcaccctgacgttgcaattttgtctatatcaccctaattcgcacctttcgtttccaattacaccctaaaaaactaaattaacctTTTCTCGCtagaaaaaatgtcaatttgatccttcatttttaatttattttctgaaaagTATTTAATATACTAAAAGTGAAGGATCAAATTGACATTTTATACAAAAAGTGAAGGATCAAATTGGCTTTTTTCTAGTGAAAAAGGGTCAATTCAGTTTTTAAGGTGTAATTGGAAacgaaaggtgcgaattagggtgataTAGACAAAATTGCAAAGTCGGGGTGCAagtgaaaaggggctaaaaggtcggggttttttttggtgattaaaccttaattctatttacatattaatattattatatttattattttaattttttttttttggtatttataaCCCTTTTATTTCTATACCATATAAACAGAGGAAGAAAGAAAATACTTCATATGTATTATTGAAGAGTGATACACCTATTTATACCCATGGCTGAACCCTGCCTGGAAAGAAAGAAAGCTATTGTAGGAAAGAAAATACAATCAAATTAATAGCTTATTTCCTAATATTTTTTTGCAGCTGTAACACAATTTATACATACCtagcatatattttataaacttGTCCTGCATCAAGTGTCGTAGtcagaaagaaaataaaatagagaaaaacACCCATTAATCACTAAAACACGCCTCTTGTCACATCAATACTACTCTCTAGAACTGTAAAACTAACAGGTGATTGGAGAAAGCACAATGAGAGTTTTAAACTAACCTTCTTTATGTATGCGTTATCTGATTTTATGTCTACTTTGCTGTTGCTTGGGATTAGAATGCAGTACTGATTTTCATATACTCCTAGAAATATCTTGATAACTCCTATATATGCAGTCTGCTGATTTTTTTCGAGATGACAATCCTGAAGGCATGGAGGCACGTAATGAGGTGAATAACTTTAGCTGATCTTTCTTCGTCCATTCATATGGTGCAGTTTTGTCTGAGCCTGAGGTTACTTCAGTCAATGCAATCATGGATAATGAGTTTTTTCTATGGGtatatgaaaaaaaagttcaatagtACATCAGAATTTATGCTTAGTATATTTTAAAGCTTCGACTTTGGCATTTTCTCTCTCCCAATATGAATTCGGTTAAATCTTATAAATAGCTTTCAGCTGTCACTTGAACTTTTGAATTGAGCTGCACAATCATACATATCGGTTGACTTTAGCTCAGTGAAACTTTGGAcatgtatgataaaataaatcttCTTTAAATGATACAAAGAAAGGGAGACAACCTTCTTCCTAGGGGAGCTAACATTTATGTGATTAAGCATTTTGGCACATAATCAGGTGCAATCTCTGGATATGATTGCTGATTACATTGTACTTGATATAAACCTGTACTAAAGCATATTATCCCATAAAGACTGACTGTCTATTGTGAACTTGCTGCTTTGATGAGTTTACTTTTTCTTAGATGATTTGACAACACCATATTAACCCTCTCCTTTCTACATAGTTTTAATGTATCAAATGCTACTAGGTAGCAGCATTGGCAATGGATGATATGATTGCCTGGATGCAAGAAGCTGGCCAGGTATTTAAGTtcatgtttcacattttgatgTTTCTGCAGCATGTGGCAATGATATCTTCCTACTCTTCTAGTTTTTTTCTTATCCTTTTTCGTTCATTCCAGGTAGGAATATTTGACGCCACGAACAGTACAAGGAAAAGGAGGAATATGCTTATGAAAATGGCTGAAGGAAAATGCAAGGTGCGTAGACTATAATATTGTAGTAGCTGTAAATTTCACTGGTATAAGGATCATTGTGATTATTAGTTGATGCATATCCTCATGGAATTTTTATTACAATATTGTGCTTCTCCCAGAAGTACTGTGCAATTTTGTTAAGTGATGCAGTCAGgataaaaatttagaattgttttaattttttttctaaattactAATTTCATATGTTTGTTGGGTGTAAACTTATTATTGCGAAGCTTAGAGTTAGAACTTATTACGAATTGTATTGCATTAAGATTGTTTTGACAGTTATTTGCTGCTGTTTCTATTCAGCATTGGTTTAGCAATTTTATCGTTTAATACTATTTAGTAACCCATAATTTCCTGGTACTTGGTAATgaagattttttataaaatgatcaaaagaaatatcaaatactaggatttgtttctccGGGGATTGTTTTGTCCTTTTTAATCCCGAATTGCAACTTGTTGcattttttctttgtttctttcAAATCTCTTTCATTTAACTGCCTTACTTAACGACTGGACTACTTGCTGAGGTTTGTCATTTAATATCTCATCATTAAAAGGCTCCTACTATCAGTAATTAACATATAATTTACAAGCAAACAAAGTGCACCTTTAATTATCTAGCTGCCATGTCCCTAGGGATTTTCTGATTACTCTTTCCTTGTTAAAGACTTTCCAGAGATTTACATCAAGGGAAACCCCTCGAGAGTACTTTCCTTTGTAGGAAACACAATTTTGCTCCTGGAAGAATAAGATATAATGAATCATCTTGAAGTCTTCTTATACATGCATTTTATTTTAACTGCAGATCATCTTTCTGGAAACACTATGCAATGATGAACGCATTATCGAAAGAAATATACGTCTTAAAATTCAACAAAGCCCTGACTATGCAGAGGAGTATGGTTGCTACTTGAAGCTGTTTGCGACTTATCTTAAATATATCTGTATTTAGTGTTCGATTTACTTTTGCAGGCCAGATTTTGAAGCTGGATATCAAGACTTCAAAAATCGACTAAACAATTATGAGAAAGTAGGCTCTTGCTTCTTTTAAAAGTTGACCACTAATTTGATTTTCCATTCTAATTTGtaaatgaatatttaatttttcttctgtAACTAGGTTTATGAGCCTGTGGAAGAAGGCTCTTATATAAAAATGATTGACATGGTCAGTGGACATGGTGGGCAAATACAAGTATGTCTTTATCCCTCGCACCCCTTCTTGAATCGTTTTCTTAGGATTTTTTATTGATGAAAAGAATTTACTTTAGGATTTGaaatattagtttttaaatGCACAAATCTAGAAGGAAAAAGAATCATGAAAAAGCAACTACTTATTTTAAATCCACAGCAAAATTGGTGCATATTTGGCTTGTTGCTGGGtgttaaataagtttaaatcaATCCTATAGCACATATTAATACAAGCACTTTATTTGAATCTTAATCCAATCTTATTActcaattttcttctttttgctGTGTGCATTCATATACATGATTGTAGAATATCATCTATGATCTGACAATTACTTTCTTATGGATATCACATGGTGTCAGCGTAATATGGAAGTATTGGTGGTAGCTTTTCGAGATCTTGCTAATTATGAGTTGATTCGTCAATCATAGAATTAGAACCTAGAAAATACATTCTTCCTATAAGTATCCTATAAAACTTAGATAATGGTAAAACAGTAACAGCaagtttaaatcttttaaaaaaccAGCCTTTACGTTACGTAATGGCCTTTATGTAAAACCATGCTCCATGCcgtggtttgattttttttcatgaaCTTGCTAGTATGTACTTTGTGCAAATACTCTGTAGCATGACATTTAATATTTTGCTTATTTAGATGATCTGTTTATGATTCAGGTAAACAATATCAGTGGATATCTTCCTGGAAGAATTGTCTTTTTCTTGGTATGTAACCCTGCCAATTATCTAGATCGGCTGCTCCTTTGGCCCATTTAAGGATATCATGTCTAAACTATTAGTACTATCAGTACTTTTTTGGagattattattaaattccATTAATCAATTTTGTGAAGTGTATTGTGTTTCAAAGTTATTGAATATTGTAAAAAAAGAAAGGGAGAAATACTTATGTATTATTGAATAATCATTCACTTATTTATATACATGATTGAATCTATTCTAGGAAAAATTTGAATCTATACTAGCAAAATACAGTTAAAAGAATTTCCTATTATCAAGCTAATCAATTAAGCTTAGTTCctaataaaattatgtatattGTTAACAAAAATGATAAATCATTCCATGTAtatattgtttatttgttttcttttcatgCTAAATCTTCCCTTCACATCTTTTATCGGACAGCTATAGTCTatactttttttctttaatcaGAGATTTTCGTTTTAGCATATCAAAATTACTGATAGTTATGAATCATTGCTATCCTctgttatcataatattttaatctattCTGCTGTTGTTGTTTATTGAAAAGTTAATGCAGATTAAGAACTGATACCAAATCTGTTGCAGGTTAATACACATCTCACACCCCGCCCAATCCTACTTACTAGGCATGGTGAAAGCCGAGATAATGTTAGAGGCAGAATTGGAGGTGACACTGTTTTGAGGTACTGGTTCTTGAACATCTATTATCTGATGAAAGTTTTACCAAAAAAGATGTCAGTAGATATCAAACATGAAACCGAAGCATATTGtagattttgattatttaagtTGAATGTTTAAGCATGTATTAAAAATTgattacaaaagtttcaaatgaaaattttgttcagtatacaaaaaaaaaagcatgAGAGGACAAAATCTTTACCTTACATAACAGAAACCAGTTTTGAGAAGCGTGATTTTGCCATATTTTTGCTACTACCATCTTTTCCATCTTATTCTTTGCATTAGAATTTATTACTTCTTCTTGAGAAACATTCTCAAGTCATGCATGTAAATGCGATGCTGACTTCAGCGGACTTGGTTTGCGGAAGTTAATGATAATAATGCACAAGTTTCTTCATTACTTATTGTAGGTATGACGACCAACACCTTTTTTCTGACACGAGAATGTCTTGAGATTTATCATTAGAAATAGAGTTGTTTCAAACTTATGCAtgctgtgatttttttttatcttgaaGCAGTCGAGTATGGGGCTTAAATCAGTAGTCAATCTTATGGAAAAAGTAAAAGCACCAGATTTTATAAAACTAATGTAAAAACTGCAGCTATCACTGTTAGAGGGGAGATATGTTACAAAGCTTTATGGGTGTTGTATTGTTAGCCTTTTCTAAAATTAAGTTACATGGTTTAGAGATTATCAGTCATTTTCTGGAGTCTCATATTTGCTACAGCTACACATAATAAGTTCTAGGGATAAAATGGATAGCAACTAAGCTGGTCATTTGAAAAGGTTAGTTGGTGCTTCCAGTTCTCTAAAATTCATGGTTTTCAGAAAAATTAAACATACGCAGTTCTTGTGTAGCAAGGCCGCTTAAGACTGAGCCTTGTGCTTGGCAGCCATCACTAGTCCTTAAGATGTCTTGATAGGGTTAACtgttataatttataaagaatATATAGTCTGTATCTTGATAGGGTTAACTGCTATAATTTATAAGGAATATATAGTCTGTATCTTGATAGGTTAActgatactccctccgtcccaatagagttgtccactttacctttatcacagtttaagaaaagcaattattgtttatggattttgtaaaattttctttacttttcttgtcatacccctatttaatataggatctacttgcaatttactttcaatttactcattagtggattttaaataagggTATATAAGAAAAtcgagtgtaaaagttagttactttttgaaaatggacaaggattttgggacaaaagaatttctcaaagtggacaactctgttgggacggagggagtataatttatAAAGAATATATAGTCTGTATCTTGGTAGGTTAACTGTTATAATGTATAAAGAATATACAGTCTGGAAATCCAGCAAATTTTATGCCCATACTATTCTATATTTTGACATTCTCTTAAATTTCATTTGCCTGTCGAATTCTGATTTTTCTATTCTTTGTTTATTAATATTACTTACTTGTGACTAAATTTTGTTAATTCATTTCTACAGTGATAAAGGAGAGATCTATGCGAAGAAGCTTGCTAATTTTGTTGAAAAACGACTGAAACCTGAGAAGGCTGCTTCTGTAAGCTTCTTTAAATGCATGACAAGCCTGTATAT is a window of Mercurialis annua linkage group LG2, ddMerAnnu1.2, whole genome shotgun sequence DNA encoding:
- the LOC126667531 gene encoding 6-phosphofructo-2-kinase/fructose-2,6-bisphosphatase isoform X3, which gives rise to MGTGSSKNEDREESMEQEEGGGSQLYVSLKMENYKQKRDLFPHVYGSVPLIGSWDSSKALTMERESASMWELSFVVPPNHETLDFKFLLKPKYSNSPFVVEDGPNRVLTGGTLQGESRLAVFRIDDEVLEYRVFIKADRVSPFDLAASWRAYQENFQPSTVRGIPDVSINSSPTAAAEIGSSASLELDLEHYVIPPPATSANSGLVYPANNAENPRFHNADGSGNSSYFYKDGTFSVDQPTLIKEMEVSIPDPAKVYSGSGMVESKSVGTFSPLQKQDSHRGLFVDRGVGSPRLVKSSSSNTYSFDLKLDSETKVCSNEYPTTVKTNSMPAAAGAVAAAAVADQMLGPKEDRHLAIVLVGLPARGKTFTAVKLTRYLRWLGHDTKHFNVGKYRRLKHGVNQSADFFRDDNPEGMEARNEVAALAMDDMIAWMQEAGQVGIFDATNSTRKRRNMLMKMAEGKCKIIFLETLCNDERIIERNIRLKIQQSPDYAEEPDFEAGYQDFKNRLNNYEKVYEPVEEGSYIKMIDMVSGHGGQIQVNNISGYLPGRIVFFLVNTHLTPRPILLTRHGESRDNVRGRIGGDTVLSDKGEIYAKKLANFVEKRLKPEKAAS